In the genome of Salinigranum halophilum, the window TCGTCGACACGGGTCAGGAAGCCGTGGTCGACACCCAGTCGGTCACAGCCGAGGCGGAGCACCGACGCCAGTTTCGTCCCGAAGTCGCGGTCGGCGTCGGCAGCGACCGCGGTGACCTCCCGGAGTGACTGCTCGCTCTCTCGGAGCGACTGTTCTAGACGCTTTCGCTCGGTTATGTCCCGGGCGAACCCAACCCACTGTGCGACGCGGTTCTCCGCGTCGAAAATCGGGAACGTGAGGTTCGAGAGGTACCGGAGGTCGCCTTTGGTGTCGTAGATGCGGTAGTCGTCTTGTATCTCCGCTGGTGGGTCGTTCTCGTCGGCCCACTGTGCCATCCGGGTCGTCATCTCGAGTTGTTCGCGTCGATCGTCGGGGTGGACACACGAGAAATACGCCGTCAGGTCGTCGTAGAGTTCCTGTTTGGAGAGGCCGGTCGTCTCCGCAATCGTGTCGTTGACGTAGAGTACCTCGGTCATGTCCGCCGTCCCGAGCCAGATACCCGTCTGACTGGAGTTGACAATCTGCATCAGCGAGTCGAGAAACTCGGCACGGGTACTGTCGGCGAGGGTCGCCCGCTCGACGGCCCGGTCGAGCTGTTCTTTCAGCTCGCGGATGTCCTGTTCGCGTCGGTAGCGTTCGGTGACGTCGCGATTCGTACAGATGAGTTTGCCGTCGTCGAGCAACGAGAGTGCGATCTCCTGTCGGACGGGACTGCCGTCGCGTTTCCTGCCGATTGTCTCACCGCGCCACTCGCCCGCACACTCGATCTCCGGGAAGACCTCGCGTTCGATCCGCTCGATCTCGTCATCGTCGTACAGCCGTCGCCAAGTGCTGCCGATGAGCTCCTCGGCCTCGTACTCAAAGATGCCGGCGTGTGCCTGATTCATGTAGATGTACTCGTCGTCGGTGTCGAGGACCGAGATGCCGTCCATCGCCGCCTCCATCGCCGCCGACTGCATCTCAAGCGCCTCCTCACGGCGCCTGAGTTCGGTGACGTCGGTCGCAACACCCAGGACGGCCGGGTCGGTCGACCCGACGGGGTCGTACGGGATTTTAGTCGTCTCGTAGACGCGTCGTTCGCCATCGGCGGTCGTCAACGGCTCCTCGGCGATGTGTTTCGGCTCGCCGGATTCGATGACCGCACGGTCGTCAGCACGGAATCGCTCGACCTCTGTCCGCGAGCTGGCGAAGTCGGCATCGGTCGATCCTTCCAACTCGGCAACGGTGGTGCCGTAGGCTGCGGCCGTCGCCTCGTTTGCGAGGAGGAACGTCCCCCCGGCGTCCTTGACGAACACCAACTGCGGCAGGATATCGATTATCTGACGGAGACGGTCCCGACCGGCACGCACCTCCCTGCGGTCTCGCTGTCGACCCAGTTCCTTGCCGACCCACTGTGCGACCAGTCGAACAAACGTCTCTTCGCTCTCGGAGAACGGAGTCGCTCGGGGTTGACGGCTGGAGAAGTTGACCGTTCCGTACCGTTCACCGTCGAGGACGACGGGTGCGCCGAGGTAGGCTTCGAGCCCGAACTCACGGTACGCCGGGTGTCGCTGGACCTCCACGCCCGCGTTGTGGAAACCAACCACCTCGTCCGACTCGACGACAGACGCACAGAAGGTCTCAGTCAACTCGAACGTATCTCCGGTCCCGATTGCGGTGTCGGGAGTCCCGGCTGGCGTGACGACGTGACCGACGGTGTACACCGGCGGCTCGATTTCAGCGAGGATACCGACGTCAAGTCCGAGGTGTGACGCCCCGAGTTCCAAGACGGCTCGCAGTTGGGCTTCGAACGGCCGCGTCGAGTCGGTCGCGATGTCGTGAAACGCGCGGAGTGCCCGGTTACGCCCGAAAGCGCGCGTTTGACCGTCGTTGGTGTCGGCCGAAGCTGAGCGTGTGTCGGCCGCTCTCGGCGTGGTCCCACCGGTCGACCACTCGTCGAACCAGAGCGTCGTCCCGTCGGGGCCGGGGTACACCCGGACCGCGTGGCACGCGGCTCGCGCGTTGTCGACCCTGTCGATCAGAGCCGGCGCACCCGCGTCGACTGCACGACGGAGCGGGTCGCTCACGGTGAGGTCGGCGAGCCACGGGGCCACCTCCCAGATAACGGTTCCCAGGAGGTCGTCAGCATCGCGGTCAAAGAGGGCCGCAGCCTGTGGACTACAAGACGTTATCCGCCAGTCGGTGTCGAGACCACAGATTGAGCCGTCGATGCGTCCGAACACGTCGTCGGGAACGCGCGCCGATTCGGTTGGGTCGTGCGATCCCGAACTCATCTGTCTCCCCCGGCACCGAGCGGTGCGGGACGCCGAGGGTCGGTCTTGTCGACGGACTCGGTCTCGTCGAGTCGGTCGCTGAGCGATTCGAACCGCTCTCGGAGGCGTCCGTACGCGTCGCTCGCCTCGAGGGCGACACGCGAGTGCTCAGCCTCGAGCGCGTGCAGTTTCGATTCGAGTGCACGGTACTGTCTGACCACCCGGCCGGCTTCGTTTCGCTCGAAGAGGTCAGCAACGACTGCCCGGAGGTCGGCCTCGTGAATCGGTTTCGAGATGTACGCGTCGAAGTCCAGGTCGACGACGTCGAACGAGGGCTCGACGGACGTCAGCAGTGCGACCCGACAGTCGTAGTGCTGAGCGCGGATCCAGTTGAGTACCTCGTCGCCGGAGGTCCCCGGCATCCGGCGGTCTAAGACGACGATGTCGACGTCGTCGTCGAGCACCCGGAGCGCTTCGTCACCGTCGTGAGCGGTCCTGACAGTGTAGTCGTCCTCGAGCCAAATCGCGTGCATCTGTGCGAGCCGCCTGTTGTCCTCCGCGACGAGTACGACCTGCTCGTCGGCATCGGCTGCGAGGTACGTCTCACCCCACTCGGCGAGGGCGTCGATTACCTCGGCCAGCGCGTGGCCCCGTTCGGTCAATGAGTACGCAACGCGCAGTGGCCGGCGACTCACCTCGGTTCGTTCGACAACCTGGTACGTCTGGAGTTCGACGAGGGCGTCTGTCAGTACCTTCGCCGAGATACCGTCGAGTCGGTCCTCCAAGTCGCTGAATCCGATTCCGTCCCCCGCAGCGAGCGTCCGGACGACGTGTGGGTGCCACTTTTTCGAAAGCAGCGCAGCGCTCTCACCGAGGTACTCCCCTGGGTCTGCATCTGGCGAACACGTTCGGGGATGATTCATGATAGCTATGACATCTCTCTGGCTATAATCCTTCTGTAGTGAGAGAATGACACTATAACATGAATGTCTGAACATCGTTGGACGCCCGACAGACGGCTGAAATGGTACGCGTTGCCCGCCGCGGTCGGTCCGGAGCCTCGTGTCACTCCGGCGCTGTCCGTGCCGCGCACGCGCGGAGGCGAGGATCCAATGATTCGACGCCACTGATTGGGGCGGACGCAGTCCAATCACAGCAAGAACCCCCGCACTAACCTGTCGGTAAGCGACCCGCAAACAAATCAGTAAGCAGACACTTATTGCTCGGGCGAGGAACCGTTCGGTCGTAATGATACGAATCACTCACGCAGTCCTCATGGCAGGACTCGTCCTCGTCGCCACGACCGCAGTCGGCGCGAGTGCGTTCACCTCCGCGAGTATCGACCGCGAGGCGAACGCGAACGTTGTCGCAGACCAGAACGGGTTGCTCTCGCTCACCGACGGTAACTCCGGCGACCTCATCTTCGAAGACGACTCTGGGCAGCTCGCCATGGATCTCACCGCCGGGTCGGCGAAAGGCGCGAACACCGACGCGCTGTTCGTCTTCGGTGACCGCCAGTCACCGAGTACCACACAGGCGTTCACGCTCACGAACAACGACGCCACGACACACGACATCACGGTCTCGTACGACGGTACCGACGACAACAGCGCGGCGAACCTCAAGTTCGAAATCTACGACGCGGAGGGCTCGTCCGTTGGGACTGTCGACGAGGAGGGTACGACTGCGACCATCAGCGCCCCAGCTAGCGCCACGTACTACGTGGTCGTGGTGCTCGACACCGGCCACGGTCAAGCGGGCGTTCTGCAGGAGGACACAGACCTCTCGGGGACGCTCAGCTTCACCATCGACGACGAGAACTGACACCGACTGACGAGCGGTCGGACCGACCACACAACCATCGCCGACCGACCGCGCGGCGCGGCCACCACCACACGACCGCCCTGCACGACTGTCACCGACCGGCCCAGTATCGGTCGGCCGGCCACCACGGTCTGTCGGGCAGACCATCCAGAGGCACCCACCGCTTGAGACACCGATGATCCGATCCGTTCTGCTCGCCGTCGTACTCCTCTCCGTCGCGCTGGCGCTAGCCGCACCGGTAGTTTCGCCAGTCCATCTGTCGTACGTCACCTCCGACAGTATGGCGCCGACGTTAGAGCCCACCGACGGGTACGTGCTGGTCCCCGCAGGCACTATCGAACCGGGCGACATCGTCACCTACGACTCCCCGGAGCGAGCAGGACTGGTGACCCACCGGGTGGCCGCTGTGACCGCCGTCGGCCTCGTCACACGGGGCGACGCCAACCCCTCGACCGACCAGGCGGCGGGCTACCCGCCGGTTCAGCGGGACGACGTCGTCGGCGCGGTACTGACGCTCGGTGGCGAGCCAGTCGTCGTCCCGCGGCTCGGTGCGGGAATCGCCCTCGTAGAGGCGTACTGGTACCTGGTCGTTGGAGTGCTGGTCGGGCTCGGACTCATCGACGTCACGCGGACGTCCAGCTCCAGACGACGGATGCGAGCGGTGGTCGTCCGTGGTCGAGACGTCGTGTTCCCCGCAGCTATCGTCGCCGTCCTCGTCGGCGTCGCGCTCGTCTCGATGGCTGCGGTCGGCCAGACGCAGACGTATCAAGTCGTCGAGACCGAGACGGCAGGCCCCAGCCAGCTGACCGTCGGCCAGATACACACCGAGACGGTCAACCTCCAATTGGCGAGGACGTCGATGACGCACGTCGTGTACGACACAGAGGGCATGGAGTTCGTTTCCGTCGCGTCGACCGACGCGGCGTCGGCACCCCGTCCTGCTTCCGGTGACCCCGCCGGCCGGATTTGGGACCGGTTCTACAGTACCTCAAGCCGGACGGTGACGGTCAGCGTCCCACCGCAAGAGGCGCTCGGTACCCATCGAACGCGGCTCAGCGTCTCCCCGTACCCGGCGACGCTCCCTTACGGCGTGGTGGCTGCGCTGCACGAGGTCCACCCACTCGTCGCCGCACTGTCGACCGTGCTGGTCGTCGTCGGCTCGTTCTCCGCCCTCTACTGGCTGCTGGTTGACACCGCGACCCCACTCCGGGGAAGTCGGAGCCGTCGGTTGCACCATCTCGGGAGGCGGCGATGAGGCGCAGGCGGCGCTGGCAGCCGCGTGGTCACCGTCTGCCGTGGCTGAGGGTGCTCCTCGTGGTGTGCGTACTCGTATCGGCAGTAGGGGCCGTCTCGATCGGGCCGAGCACGGCGTTCACGAGCGCCACGCTCGCTCGGGGGTCGGCCGCGCCCGTCACCGGCGACGCCACCGGCTTGCTCGGACTCGACGTCTCCCCGAGCGTGTCGGCGGGCACCGAGAGTCGACTCGTGACCGTCACGAACCGGTTCAGCAAGTCGGTGACGGCCGTCGTCACACTCGACGGTGGTAGCGGGACGCTTTCGAACGCTCGTGGCCTGCTCGCACCTGGCGCGTCGATGGTCACGACGGTGACGCTGGGGTGTGGCACGCCGCCCGACAGCGTCACGTTCAGCGTCGCCACGACGGCCAAGACGGAGCTCCGCGCCGCGGCGAAGCGGTCGACCACCGTCGACGCCAGTGGCTGTACGCGCGCGTCCGCTTCGTTCGCGAGCATCAGCGTCGTCGACCAGAGCGACCAGCGCCCGCCGCGGAAGGCGCGGTACACGGTCCAGTACGTTGTCGACGCGCGCGAGACGACGTTCGAGCGCGTCACTGTCGAGTTCGACAACCGCGACCGCAACGAGGTCGAGATGCGCTCGTCGACGGCGCCGAACGACGTCGTCCAGTTCGCGAGCGGTGGCAACCGGAAGGGAGAGACGTACGTCATCACGATTCGACTGTTCGACGCGGACGGCGAGGTCGGGACCGCGCGGATCGAGGTGACCGACAGTGCCGACGGCGACGGGACGGTGTACGCGGCACCGTGACGCTGGCTGTCGACAGATGAGACCGCAACGCGGGACCGCTCGCTCGCAGACAGGTCAGCCCACGCCTGTGTCGAGGCTCCACACGGTGGCAGCCCGCTCGCGTGTACGCCGTGGCCACAGCCGACTTTCCTCGCGGTAAGTCGGGAGCGAAGGTCAGGGTTAGCGCGTGCTTTTGCGGTAGCAAACCAACGCCAGTCCATGCAGAACCGTTCAGCCGCCGAGGGGGAGACGAGGTGAACGGCTCACTCTCACTCCGCGCGCGGTACCTCTGTGTGAAGTACGGTCGCGTCGTCATCGTGTCGCTGGTCGTCGTCAGTCTTCTCAGCTTCGCAGCGGCGGCGACTGTGGCCACAGCCACGCCGGAGCCGGAACGAGTGACGGTCCAGACAGATATCCAGAGCGTCCAGTCGTCGCTCACGGCGGGCGCGGTCGTGACCGGCAATACCACGCTCTACGACTCGGGGGCAGTCGTCGCTGACCAGCCGGTCTATCTCCTGGCGGCGACGCCGAACCTCACGGTGTCAGGGATGACGCGGGTCCCCGACGACCGGCCCGTCACGATCTCCCAGGAGCTCACGCTCGAAATCGCTGCGACTCGGGACGGTGAGGCCTTCTGGACGGAGCGACGAACACTGGCCGCAACGACTCGTGAGGTGAGAAAGGGGACCGCTCGGACCACGGCGACGGTCGACGTCGAACGGCTCAGTCGTGGGCGGTTGGCCACTGTACGCGCGGAGGCGGGGCAGGTTGGAACCGTCACCGCGAGGGTCGTCTTCGACGTGCACTACGACACGGGAACCTACGCCGGCCGGCTTAACGCGAGCGCTCCGCTCGTCGTTACCGACCACGCCTACGAGTTCGAGACGCCTCGGACGACGGCACGGAACCACTCGACACCCGTGACTCACTGGGTCGAGCCGTCGGCTGGCAGGACCGAGGGCGGCACGGGAGGATGGTTACAGTCGCCCGGCCGTCCGGCTTGGCTCGGCGGCATGGGCGCAGTGGCGCTCGGCGCTGGCGCGGCCGTCGTCGCCGTTCGCCGCAGCGTCGGTGACGCCGACTCCCTCAACCGAGAGTACGAACGGCTGCGCTATACTGAGTGGATCTCGCGGGGACGCATCCCTGCTCACGGGGCCACGGTCTACGTTCACATCGAGAGCCTCGTCGAGCTCGTCGACGTCGCGATTGATTCGGAGAAGCGAGTGATTCACGACGCCCAACAGAACCGCTATGCCGTCATCGACGGAACCGTCATGTACGAGTTCCGTGACGACGACGCGGAGACGAGTGACACAGGTGTCGATTCGCATCGCTGACCGAGCGAACAGGTCACTCCGAGAGACTGACTGGCGTCTCTCGTTCGGCCGATTCGTAGACCGCGTCCAAGACGCGCATGTCGACCAGCGCGTGCCCGCCGTCGGGGTGAAAGGGCGTTGCCGTCAGGAGGTGGTGTCCGAAGTACGCGAACTCCGCTTCGAGCTGGTGGACCGGGTCGAACTCGAGGGCGGCCTCCATCCCCCCGCGGACGACCGTGACCGCTCTGGCTTCCCGTTCGTAGAAGGCCGGGTCGAGGACGAGTTTCCCCTCGGTCCCGGTGAGTTCGAGTCGGCTCGCGTGCTGTGCGTTCTGGCTCACGGTACAGTGCGCCTGCACCCCGTCGGGGAACTGCAGGTCGAACGAGGCGTGCTCGTCGACCCCGCCGAACGCCTCGTGGACCGAGCGGGTGTGACCGGTCACCTGTTCGGGGTCGGCGTCGAGGACGAACCGCGTGGTGTTGAGCGGATACACCCCGAGGTCCATCAGCGCACACCCGCCCGAGAGCGCCGGGTCCAGCCGCCACTGGTCCGTCGACTCGCTCAGTTCGCCGAGCATCACCTGTGACATGGAGGCGTGGACGTGGACGACGTCGCCGATGAACCCCTCGTCGAGCAGCTCTTTCACGCGACGGACCGCGGGGTCCGTCTGCATCCGATAGCCGACCATGAGTGGGACGTCCGCGGCCTCACACGTGGCGACCAGCCGCTCGGCCCGCTCCAGCGTCGCCTCCAGCGGTTTCTCACAGAGGACCGCCTTCCCCTGTTCGGCCGCGGCCTCGACATACTCGAGGTGGGTCGCGTTCGGCGTCGCGACGTACACCGCGTCGTACTCGTCCGCGACGTCGCCGTCGGTGAACGCCTCCGGGGTGACGCCGGTGAGGTCGTGCTCGGTGGCCAACTGCTCGACTGCGTCGTCGTCGACATCGGTCACCACCGTCGCCTCCGTGAACGCCGAGCGCTGGATACCCGGGAGCGCCCAGCCACGTGTGAACCAGCCGAGACCGACGACCGCGACGCGGACGGGGTCCTCTACGGTCGCGGGGTCGCGCGTTTGCCAGTCGCGACGGGTGAAGTCGTCGAAGAAGTCGTCGAGGTGTGCGTCCATCGTGACCGACTGTCTCGGGGGAGGCCAATAGTTCCGCCGACGCGGCCCGACATCAACCCTCGCCCGAACCGAAGACGCCCCGGCAGGGGACGGGGAACGAACGGGGCTCGTGCGGACGCTTCGTCCCACCCCACGGAGCGGTGCGCGCAGGACAGTTATCGGGCGTGAACTGGTCGAAAAATGGGTCGAAAAGGTCTGAGGCGCACGATTATTCGGCACGCACCCACCAAGGGCTTAAGCCCGCTCGGCCCTTCGTTTCAACTGATGAGTTCTCCCCACAGAGCCGACGCTGACCGACGGGATTCGGTGTCGTACGAGACGGTCGACCTCGGCGTGCTGGTGATCGGTGCGGGTGCAGCGGGAGCGCGAGCGGCCATCGAACTGGTCGAACAGGGGGTCGACCCCGAGGAGGTGCTGGTCATCGGGAAGCGGAGCCACGGCGACGCACACACCACGTGGGCGCGCGGCGGCATCAACGGGGCACTCGGGACGCACGACTCCGAAGACGACTGGACCGTCCACGCGGCGGACACCATCAACGAGGGCCACCACCTCAACGACCCGGCGAAGGTCGAGACGGTCACGAAGCGGATGCCCGGCCTCCTGCGCGAACTCGACGAGTGGGGGATGCCCTACAGCCGCACCGCGGCGGGCGACATCGACCAGCGCTACTTCGGCGCGCAGTCGTTCCGGCGGACGGCCTTCGCGGGCGACCACACCGGCGAGTCACTCTTGAACACGCTCGTCGAGCGGGCCCAGTCGCTGGCCATCCCCTACCGCGAGAACGTCTACATCACGCGACTGCTCGAATCCGACGGGCGTATCCACGGCGCGGCTGGCTTCGACATGGACACGGGCGAGTTCGTCCTCTTCGAGGCCGAGACGGTCGTCCTCGCCGCCGGGGGGTACACGAGCCTCTACGACCGCCACTCCTCGCGGGACGACGAGAACACCGGCGACGGGCCCGCGCTCGCGTACCAGGCCGGTGCCCGGCTGATGGATATGGAGTTCGTCCAGTTCCACCCGACGGGGATGGTCGGCGCTCGCTACGGTGCGGAGTGGGATGGCCGCCTCGTCACGGAGGCCGTCCGCGGTGAGGGTGGTCGGCTGTTCAACGACGAGGTCTCCGAGAGTGAAACGCGTGGTGGCTCGGGAGAACGGCGTTCTCCCGGCGGCGAGCGGTTCATGGAGCGGTACTCGCCGGACCAGATGGAACTCGACGCACGGGACGTGGTCGCTCGAGCCATCGCCCAGGAGATCAGCGAGGGCCGCGGTACCGACGCGGGTGGTGTCTTCCTCGACATCTCACACCGCGACCGGTCGTTCATCCGAGCGCGACTCCCCCGGATGTACGAGCGCTTCGCCGACCTGGGCGTGGACCTGGCCGAAGACCCCGTGGAGGTCGCACCGACCGCCCACTACGGGATGGGTGGCGTCGTCGTCGACGAGACGGGCGAGACGGACATCTCGGGGCTGTACGCCATCGGCGAGACGATGGCAGGGGTCCACGGGGCCAACCGGCTGGGCGGGAACTCCCTCGCAGAGACCATCGCCTTCGGAGCGGTCACCGGTGAGGCGATCGCCGAGCGCCTCGACCAGCGCGACCGAGCGGCGAGTGACACCGTCGCGGACCACGCACGCGTCCACCTCGCCGCACTGCGCCGACTC includes:
- a CDS encoding PAS domain-containing protein, giving the protein MSSGSHDPTESARVPDDVFGRIDGSICGLDTDWRITSCSPQAAALFDRDADDLLGTVIWEVAPWLADLTVSDPLRRAVDAGAPALIDRVDNARAACHAVRVYPGPDGTTLWFDEWSTGGTTPRAADTRSASADTNDGQTRAFGRNRALRAFHDIATDSTRPFEAQLRAVLELGASHLGLDVGILAEIEPPVYTVGHVVTPAGTPDTAIGTGDTFELTETFCASVVESDEVVGFHNAGVEVQRHPAYREFGLEAYLGAPVVLDGERYGTVNFSSRQPRATPFSESEETFVRLVAQWVGKELGRQRDRREVRAGRDRLRQIIDILPQLVFVKDAGGTFLLANEATAAAYGTTVAELEGSTDADFASSRTEVERFRADDRAVIESGEPKHIAEEPLTTADGERRVYETTKIPYDPVGSTDPAVLGVATDVTELRRREEALEMQSAAMEAAMDGISVLDTDDEYIYMNQAHAGIFEYEAEELIGSTWRRLYDDDEIERIEREVFPEIECAGEWRGETIGRKRDGSPVRQEIALSLLDDGKLICTNRDVTERYRREQDIRELKEQLDRAVERATLADSTRAEFLDSLMQIVNSSQTGIWLGTADMTEVLYVNDTIAETTGLSKQELYDDLTAYFSCVHPDDRREQLEMTTRMAQWADENDPPAEIQDDYRIYDTKGDLRYLSNLTFPIFDAENRVAQWVGFARDITERKRLEQSLRESEQSLREVTAVAADADRDFGTKLASVLRLGCDRLGVDHGFLTRVDDDRQHVVEAWGDHPDLQPGTSVPLSETYCRRTVETGGVFHVRSAADEGWEDDPAYEAFGLGCYLGGTVVVDGDVYGTLCFADHDNRTHPFDETERAFADLLVQWVGYELAGDAVETKLRRLNETAQRLLTTGDADEIARIAIESAQSVLELPITGVWWHDEPTNSLAPAVMTDAAAEVVGDQPTFVRNEALAWESFARNEPLVYDDLQSVDGRYNDETLLQSEMIVPLGGHGVLVSASTVSRAISATDRELLTILAATVEEALNRAEHERLLYETRAQLERSNEELEQFAYAASHDLQEPLRTVSSYLTLIERRYRDELDADAETFIDFAVDGADRMREMIQALLAYSRVTTSDAAFEPVEMATVFEQVGRNLELMIDESNATVSFPSSAGAVAGDESQLVQLFQNLVENAIKYSEDDARVAVSVDHDGDVVEYAVTDNGIGIDPDRLDDVFEVFRRLHTREEFAGTGIGLSVCRKIVDHHGGTIRAESTPGRGSTFRVRLQRKRAP
- a CDS encoding winged helix-turn-helix transcriptional regulator, encoding MNHPRTCSPDADPGEYLGESAALLSKKWHPHVVRTLAAGDGIGFSDLEDRLDGISAKVLTDALVELQTYQVVERTEVSRRPLRVAYSLTERGHALAEVIDALAEWGETYLAADADEQVVLVAEDNRRLAQMHAIWLEDDYTVRTAHDGDEALRVLDDDVDIVVLDRRMPGTSGDEVLNWIRAQHYDCRVALLTSVEPSFDVVDLDFDAYISKPIHEADLRAVVADLFERNEAGRVVRQYRALESKLHALEAEHSRVALEASDAYGRLRERFESLSDRLDETESVDKTDPRRPAPLGAGGDR
- a CDS encoding signal peptidase I — encoded protein: MIRSVLLAVVLLSVALALAAPVVSPVHLSYVTSDSMAPTLEPTDGYVLVPAGTIEPGDIVTYDSPERAGLVTHRVAAVTAVGLVTRGDANPSTDQAAGYPPVQRDDVVGAVLTLGGEPVVVPRLGAGIALVEAYWYLVVGVLVGLGLIDVTRTSSSRRRMRAVVVRGRDVVFPAAIVAVLVGVALVSMAAVGQTQTYQVVETETAGPSQLTVGQIHTETVNLQLARTSMTHVVYDTEGMEFVSVASTDAASAPRPASGDPAGRIWDRFYSTSSRTVTVSVPPQEALGTHRTRLSVSPYPATLPYGVVAALHEVHPLVAALSTVLVVVGSFSALYWLLVDTATPLRGSRSRRLHHLGRRR
- a CDS encoding DUF5305 family protein, encoding MNGSLSLRARYLCVKYGRVVIVSLVVVSLLSFAAAATVATATPEPERVTVQTDIQSVQSSLTAGAVVTGNTTLYDSGAVVADQPVYLLAATPNLTVSGMTRVPDDRPVTISQELTLEIAATRDGEAFWTERRTLAATTREVRKGTARTTATVDVERLSRGRLATVRAEAGQVGTVTARVVFDVHYDTGTYAGRLNASAPLVVTDHAYEFETPRTTARNHSTPVTHWVEPSAGRTEGGTGGWLQSPGRPAWLGGMGAVALGAGAAVVAVRRSVGDADSLNREYERLRYTEWISRGRIPAHGATVYVHIESLVELVDVAIDSEKRVIHDAQQNRYAVIDGTVMYEFRDDDAETSDTGVDSHR
- the gfo6 gene encoding D-xylose 1-dehydrogenase Gfo6, whose protein sequence is MDAHLDDFFDDFTRRDWQTRDPATVEDPVRVAVVGLGWFTRGWALPGIQRSAFTEATVVTDVDDDAVEQLATEHDLTGVTPEAFTDGDVADEYDAVYVATPNATHLEYVEAAAEQGKAVLCEKPLEATLERAERLVATCEAADVPLMVGYRMQTDPAVRRVKELLDEGFIGDVVHVHASMSQVMLGELSESTDQWRLDPALSGGCALMDLGVYPLNTTRFVLDADPEQVTGHTRSVHEAFGGVDEHASFDLQFPDGVQAHCTVSQNAQHASRLELTGTEGKLVLDPAFYEREARAVTVVRGGMEAALEFDPVHQLEAEFAYFGHHLLTATPFHPDGGHALVDMRVLDAVYESAERETPVSLSE
- a CDS encoding L-aspartate oxidase, translating into MSSPHRADADRRDSVSYETVDLGVLVIGAGAAGARAAIELVEQGVDPEEVLVIGKRSHGDAHTTWARGGINGALGTHDSEDDWTVHAADTINEGHHLNDPAKVETVTKRMPGLLRELDEWGMPYSRTAAGDIDQRYFGAQSFRRTAFAGDHTGESLLNTLVERAQSLAIPYRENVYITRLLESDGRIHGAAGFDMDTGEFVLFEAETVVLAAGGYTSLYDRHSSRDDENTGDGPALAYQAGARLMDMEFVQFHPTGMVGARYGAEWDGRLVTEAVRGEGGRLFNDEVSESETRGGSGERRSPGGERFMERYSPDQMELDARDVVARAIAQEISEGRGTDAGGVFLDISHRDRSFIRARLPRMYERFADLGVDLAEDPVEVAPTAHYGMGGVVVDETGETDISGLYAIGETMAGVHGANRLGGNSLAETIAFGAVTGEAIAERLDQRDRAASDTVADHARVHLAALRRLADSDGTYDPEALMDDLRAVLWDHAGILRDQETLQEGLEQVRAIRRRAADLSVGGLTSRSFEFAMNLTFALDVAEAILRGAAMRTESRGAHARTDYPDEHDEWQRNIVVSRGSLGSMRLDTAPVPEPSDAVQAALDAGFELDYHQLE